In Campylobacter sp. 2014D-0216, the following proteins share a genomic window:
- a CDS encoding threonine/serine ThrE exporter family protein, which produces MEKPSIQNLTNFLIEYISIFLSAGTYTARVSKCVSRIANAYGYEINMNFFFHHTTLNIFDKDDNSIQRTYIIPNKYGHINFKLILELSALSWQIHDHQYNLEEAKLSLLKLNQHQNTSFLANLFFVSIANAAFCKLFGGDLYGCLFVFLATIVGFSLRISLTKIKIDLRIQYILCSFLSSSIVFLGVDLKLIQEANIALGSSILYLIPGVYFINSIIDILKDHILMGFSRIISVAILVCCIAIGIYTTLSINDFGILR; this is translated from the coding sequence ATGGAAAAACCATCAATTCAAAATCTAACCAATTTTTTGATTGAATACATCAGTATATTTTTAAGCGCGGGAACTTATACTGCTAGAGTTTCAAAATGTGTTAGCAGGATAGCTAATGCCTATGGTTATGAAATTAACATGAATTTTTTCTTTCACCACACCACACTTAATATTTTCGATAAGGATGATAACTCCATACAAAGAACCTATATCATACCTAATAAATACGGTCATATTAATTTCAAACTAATTTTAGAACTTAGCGCATTAAGCTGGCAAATTCACGATCATCAATACAATCTAGAAGAAGCTAAGCTTTCTTTGTTAAAATTAAATCAACACCAAAACACTTCTTTTTTAGCCAACTTGTTTTTTGTTTCTATAGCTAATGCTGCATTTTGTAAACTTTTTGGTGGTGATTTATATGGGTGCTTGTTTGTATTTTTAGCTACCATAGTCGGTTTTAGCCTGAGAATTTCACTCACAAAAATCAAAATAGATTTAAGAATTCAATACATTCTTTGTTCGTTTTTGTCCTCTTCTATTGTCTTTTTAGGAGTTGACTTAAAGCTCATACAAGAAGCTAATATTGCCTTGGGCTCTAGTATTTTATATTTAATTCCTGGGGTTTATTTTATAAACTCCATTATTGATATTTTAAAAGACCACATACTCATGGGCTTTAGTCGCATTATTAGCGTGGCTATACTTGTTTGCTGTATAGCGATTGGAATTTATACTACTTTGAGTATTAATGATTTTGGGATTTTAAGATGA
- a CDS encoding threonine/serine exporter family protein has product MIDYGSIFWDMFFAALTGFGFAFVCNPPFKTLILSAFLAAIAHGLRFTLMAYFGFQTLAIATFIASFSIGCLGLFLAKIFKTPAEIIAFPALIPMIPGIYAYKAILYLISFIRSEDINEKTNFLIQFFDYFLTTLSVTLALAVGVSVTLLLFFEQSFMMTRNAKKGKNHD; this is encoded by the coding sequence ATGATTGATTATGGTTCTATTTTTTGGGATATGTTTTTTGCAGCTTTGACAGGATTTGGTTTTGCTTTTGTATGCAACCCTCCTTTTAAAACTCTCATACTTTCAGCTTTTTTAGCTGCTATTGCACATGGGCTACGCTTTACCCTGATGGCTTATTTTGGTTTTCAAACTTTAGCTATTGCTACTTTTATAGCTTCATTTAGCATTGGATGTCTTGGCTTATTTTTAGCAAAAATTTTCAAAACACCCGCTGAAATCATAGCTTTCCCTGCACTTATACCCATGATACCTGGAATTTATGCTTATAAAGCAATTTTATATCTAATTTCATTTATACGTTCAGAAGATATCAACGAAAAAACTAATTTCTTGATTCAATTTTTTGATTATTTTTTAACAACCCTATCAGTAACACTAGCGCTAGCAGTAGGTGTAAGCGTGACTTTATTATTATTTTTTGAGCAAAGCTTTATGATGACAAGAAATGCAAAAAAAGGTAAAAATCACGACTAA
- the argS gene encoding arginine--tRNA ligase — translation MKTLVYKEIKEKLGRDFILENPKNKNLAHFATPLAFSLAKELKQNPMMIANDIVAKLKDCECFESVEALNGYVNFKLSKSFLNSLATQALSDGENFAKDETKNESFLLEYVSANPTGPLHIGHARGAIFGDTLTRVARHLGYKFDTEYYVNDAGNQIYLLGLSILLAVKEHCLNEQVIYPEEYYKGEYIIDTAKEAFAEFEKDFFTEDNIASLALWAKDKMLKIIKQNLADAKITIDTYVSETSYYSELENTLKALKEHGGTYEQDGKIWLASSAKGDEKDRVIIKDDGKGTYLAADIVYHKDKMSRSYDKCINIWGADHHGYIARMKAAMEFLGHDSQKLEIILAQMVSLLKNGEPYKMSKRAGNFILMGDVLEELGSDVLRYIFISKKCDTHLEFDVDEFKKEDSSNPVYYINYAHARIHQVFAKAGKSVDDVMHAKFENLNEDGMNLLFESLNLKAVLNDAFESRALQKIPDYLKNLAALFHKFYNENKVVGSSNEDELLKLFAVCALSIKTAFALMGIEAKNKMNHD, via the coding sequence TTGAAAACTTTAGTTTATAAGGAAATCAAAGAAAAACTAGGAAGAGATTTTATCCTAGAGAATCCTAAAAATAAAAATTTAGCCCATTTTGCAACACCTTTAGCTTTTTCTTTAGCTAAAGAGTTGAAGCAAAATCCTATGATGATTGCTAATGATATTGTTGCTAAACTAAAAGACTGTGAGTGTTTTGAGAGTGTAGAAGCTTTAAATGGTTATGTTAATTTTAAACTTTCTAAGTCTTTTTTAAATTCTTTAGCAACACAAGCTTTGAGCGATGGAGAAAATTTTGCCAAAGATGAGACAAAAAACGAAAGTTTTTTACTAGAGTATGTTAGCGCTAATCCAACAGGACCTTTGCACATAGGACATGCTAGAGGTGCTATTTTTGGTGATACCTTAACTAGAGTTGCTAGACATTTAGGATATAAATTTGATACAGAGTATTATGTTAATGATGCGGGAAATCAAATTTATCTTTTAGGGCTTTCTATATTGCTTGCGGTGAAAGAGCATTGTTTAAATGAGCAGGTGATATACCCAGAAGAATATTACAAAGGTGAATATATCATAGATACTGCAAAAGAAGCTTTTGCTGAATTTGAAAAAGATTTTTTCACCGAAGATAATATCGCATCACTAGCTCTTTGGGCTAAAGATAAAATGCTAAAAATCATTAAGCAAAATTTAGCAGATGCGAAAATAACAATCGATACTTATGTGAGTGAGACAAGTTATTATAGTGAGTTAGAAAACACCTTAAAAGCTTTAAAAGAACACGGCGGTACCTATGAGCAAGATGGCAAAATTTGGCTTGCTTCGAGTGCTAAAGGTGATGAAAAAGATCGTGTGATTATTAAAGATGATGGAAAGGGAACTTATTTAGCAGCTGATATAGTTTATCATAAAGATAAAATGAGTCGTTCTTATGATAAATGTATCAATATCTGGGGAGCTGATCATCATGGCTATATAGCTAGAATGAAAGCTGCTATGGAGTTTTTAGGACACGATAGTCAAAAACTTGAGATTATTTTGGCACAAATGGTTTCATTATTGAAAAATGGTGAGCCTTATAAGATGAGTAAAAGAGCGGGAAATTTCATCTTAATGGGTGATGTTTTAGAAGAGCTAGGAAGTGATGTATTAAGGTATATTTTTATTAGTAAAAAATGCGATACGCATCTAGAATTTGATGTTGATGAGTTTAAAAAAGAAGACAGTTCCAACCCTGTGTATTATATTAATTATGCTCATGCAAGAATTCATCAAGTATTTGCAAAGGCTGGTAAAAGTGTTGATGATGTAATGCATGCTAAATTTGAAAATCTTAACGAAGATGGTATGAATCTTTTGTTTGAAAGTTTAAATTTAAAAGCAGTGCTTAATGATGCATTTGAGTCAAGAGCGTTGCAAAAAATTCCTGATTATTTAAAAAACTTAGCTGCTTTATTTCATAAATTTTACAATGAAAATAAAGTTGTGGGATCAAGCAACGAAGATGAGCTTTTGAAACTTTTTGCTGTGTGTGCTTTAAGCATAAAAACCGCTTTTGCGCTTATGGGTATAGAAGCAAAGAATAAAATGAATCACGACTGA
- a CDS encoding twin-arginine translocase TatA/TatE family subunit has protein sequence MHMPSGTQWLIILLIVVLLFGAKKIPELAKGLGKGIKTFKDEMNTDDDKKIVQDDAQKIEKINEKDVLVKENNEEVKKA, from the coding sequence ATGCATATGCCAAGTGGAACCCAATGGTTGATTATCTTACTGATAGTAGTGTTACTTTTTGGTGCTAAAAAAATTCCAGAACTTGCTAAGGGTTTGGGAAAAGGTATTAAAACCTTTAAAGATGAGATGAATACCGATGATGATAAAAAAATCGTTCAAGATGATGCACAAAAAATTGAAAAAATCAACGAAAAAGATGTGCTTGTAAAAGAAAATAATGAAGAAGTAAAAAAAGCTTAA
- the gmk gene encoding guanylate kinase: protein MSGQILIISGPSGAGKSTLLQRLFKEKDNIYFSISSTTRAPRENEKHGVDYYFITQEEFKQGIEKGEFLEWALVHKNYYGTSLIPVKQALKEGKSVVFDIDVQGYCIAREKMADCITSVFITTKNKKELEKRLLKRNTDKIEDISKRLENASDEMAYLDQYDFLIINDDLEKSYKQLEAIFEASKLKSKKHDLKQIQIQWNKGE, encoded by the coding sequence TTGAGCGGGCAGATTTTGATCATTTCAGGGCCAAGCGGAGCGGGTAAAAGCACCTTGCTTCAAAGGCTTTTTAAAGAAAAAGATAATATTTATTTTTCTATTTCAAGTACAACAAGAGCTCCTAGAGAAAACGAAAAACACGGAGTGGATTATTATTTTATCACCCAAGAAGAATTTAAACAGGGTATTGAAAAAGGCGAGTTTTTAGAGTGGGCTTTAGTGCATAAAAACTACTATGGCACCTCATTGATACCTGTAAAACAGGCTTTAAAAGAAGGCAAAAGTGTTGTTTTTGATATCGATGTGCAAGGGTATTGCATTGCTAGAGAAAAAATGGCAGATTGCATCACTTCAGTGTTTATTACCACAAAAAATAAAAAAGAGCTTGAAAAAAGATTGCTTAAGCGAAATACTGATAAAATAGAAGATATTAGCAAAAGATTAGAAAATGCTAGTGATGAAATGGCTTATTTAGATCAGTATGATTTTTTAATTATTAATGATGATCTTGAAAAAAGCTATAAGCAACTAGAAGCAATTTTTGAAGCTTCAAAGTTAAAAAGTAAAAAACATGATTTAAAACAAATTCAAATTCAATGGAATAAAGGAGAATAA
- a CDS encoding ABC transporter ATP-binding protein encodes MELLKAENLSHSFDIPLFENLNFTINAKDCIAIQGSSGCGKSTLLHILSTLLKPQSGKIFYHNQDLYTLNDDALLQIRRKDFGIIFQMHYLFKGFLALENIELASILSEQSIDYKLLDKLDIANLMHQKITKLSGGQQQRVSIARVLTKKPKIIFADEATGNLDYKNALNVMDILIDYVKENNAALVFVTHDHELAKKCDKVFHLSNHGIC; translated from the coding sequence ATGGAACTTTTAAAAGCGGAAAATTTAAGCCACAGTTTTGATATTCCGCTTTTTGAAAACCTAAATTTTACTATAAATGCAAAAGATTGTATTGCGATACAAGGAAGTAGTGGATGTGGTAAATCCACTCTTTTGCATATTTTATCCACTCTATTAAAACCACAGTCGGGGAAAATTTTTTATCACAATCAAGATCTTTACACATTAAATGATGATGCTTTGTTGCAAATTCGCAGAAAAGATTTTGGTATCATTTTTCAAATGCATTATTTATTTAAAGGTTTTTTGGCTTTAGAAAATATAGAGCTTGCTAGTATTTTAAGTGAGCAAAGTATTGATTATAAACTACTAGATAAACTTGATATTGCAAATTTAATGCATCAAAAAATCACAAAACTAAGTGGTGGTCAACAGCAAAGAGTAAGTATAGCTAGGGTGTTGACTAAAAAACCTAAGATTATTTTTGCTGATGAAGCTACGGGAAATTTAGATTATAAAAATGCCTTAAACGTTATGGATATTTTGATTGATTATGTTAAAGAAAACAATGCAGCTTTGGTTTTTGTTACACATGATCATGAGCTTGCAAAAAAATGCGACAAGGTATTTCACTTAAGCAATCATGGAATTTGTTAA
- the tsf gene encoding translation elongation factor Ts: protein MAEITAQMVKELRESTGAGMMDCKNALKDTDGDFEKAVQLLREKGLGKADKKADRLAAEGLVSVKVSDDFKCATVSEINSETDFVAKNEQFIALTKDATAHIQSKNLQSVEELHSSEINGVKFEEYLKSQIATIGENLVVRRFATLKAEANGIVNGYIHTNGRVGVVIAAACDSEATASKCGDFLKHLCMHIAAMKPSYLSYEELDMDFVENEYKALVAELEKENEERRRLKDPNKPEHKIPKYASRKQLTQEVIQAAEEAIKAELQAQGKPEKIWPNIIPGKLNSFIADNSQLDSRLTLMGQFYVMDDKKTIEQVIAEKEKELGGTIKIVEFIRFEVGEGLEKKTEDFAAEVAAQIG from the coding sequence ATGGCTGAAATCACTGCACAAATGGTAAAAGAACTGCGCGAAAGTACTGGCGCAGGTATGATGGATTGTAAAAATGCTTTAAAAGACACTGATGGTGATTTTGAAAAGGCAGTGCAACTTTTAAGAGAAAAAGGTCTTGGTAAAGCTGATAAAAAAGCTGATCGTTTGGCTGCTGAAGGCTTAGTTAGCGTAAAAGTAAGTGATGATTTTAAATGTGCTACAGTAAGCGAAATTAATTCAGAGACAGACTTTGTTGCTAAAAATGAGCAGTTTATTGCTTTAACAAAAGATGCAACAGCACACATTCAGAGTAAAAATCTTCAAAGCGTAGAAGAATTACACTCAAGTGAAATTAATGGTGTTAAATTTGAAGAGTATTTGAAAAGTCAAATTGCAACTATTGGTGAAAATTTAGTTGTAAGAAGATTTGCTACTTTAAAGGCTGAAGCTAATGGTATAGTAAATGGCTATATTCATACTAATGGTCGTGTGGGTGTAGTTATCGCTGCTGCTTGTGATAGCGAGGCTACGGCTAGTAAATGTGGAGACTTTTTAAAACATCTTTGTATGCATATTGCTGCAATGAAGCCAAGTTATTTATCTTATGAAGAACTTGATATGGACTTTGTAGAGAATGAATATAAAGCTTTAGTTGCTGAGTTAGAAAAAGAAAACGAAGAGAGAAGAAGATTAAAAGATCCTAACAAACCAGAGCATAAAATTCCAAAATATGCAAGTAGAAAACAGCTAACTCAAGAAGTAATTCAAGCAGCTGAAGAAGCTATTAAGGCTGAACTTCAAGCTCAAGGTAAACCTGAAAAAATTTGGCCTAATATCATTCCTGGTAAATTAAACAGTTTTATCGCAGACAACTCTCAACTTGATAGTAGACTTACTTTAATGGGTCAGTTTTATGTAATGGATGATAAAAAAACTATAGAACAAGTAATCGCTGAGAAGGAAAAGGAACTCGGTGGAACTATTAAAATAGTTGAATTCATCCGTTTCGAAGTAGGCGAGGGTTTAGAAAAGAAAACCGAAGATTTTGCTGCTGAAGTTGCTGCTCAAATTGGTTAA
- the rpsB gene encoding 30S ribosomal protein S2, whose protein sequence is MVSMRDLLECGVHFGHQTRRWNPKMKKFIFGERKGIYVIDLQKTLRYFRYTYNIVRDAAAEGKTILFVGTKKQAGGAIKEYAEKCGMPYVNHRWLGGMMTNFGTIRQSIRKLEVIEKMEEDGSIKLLTKKEALMLTRKKEKLLAYLGGIRYMKTQPDMIFVIDTVKEKIAVQEANRLKIPVVAPLDTNCDPDLVDYPIPGNDDAIRSVQLFCQEMAEAINEGKALREQDGEASEEQPISEEEKKEVLEEAMSEEDFEGDKE, encoded by the coding sequence ATGGTAAGCATGAGAGATTTATTAGAGTGTGGTGTACACTTTGGACACCAAACAAGAAGATGGAATCCAAAAATGAAAAAATTTATTTTTGGTGAAAGAAAAGGTATCTATGTAATCGATTTACAAAAAACACTTAGATATTTTAGATATACATATAATATCGTTCGCGATGCTGCTGCAGAAGGTAAAACAATTTTATTTGTTGGCACTAAAAAGCAAGCGGGTGGAGCGATTAAAGAGTATGCTGAAAAATGTGGTATGCCTTATGTAAATCATAGATGGCTTGGTGGTATGATGACAAATTTTGGAACAATCCGCCAATCTATTAGAAAATTAGAAGTAATAGAAAAAATGGAAGAAGATGGAAGTATTAAACTTTTAACTAAAAAAGAAGCTTTAATGCTTACAAGAAAAAAAGAAAAATTACTAGCATATCTTGGTGGTATTAGATACATGAAAACTCAACCGGATATGATTTTTGTAATCGATACTGTGAAAGAAAAAATTGCAGTACAAGAAGCGAATAGATTAAAAATTCCTGTGGTTGCTCCACTAGATACAAACTGCGATCCTGATTTAGTTGATTATCCAATACCAGGAAATGATGATGCAATTCGTTCAGTTCAACTTTTCTGTCAAGAAATGGCTGAAGCTATCAATGAGGGTAAAGCTTTAAGAGAGCAAGATGGTGAAGCAAGTGAAGAGCAACCAATCTCTGAAGAAGAAAAAAAAGAAGTTTTAGAAGAAGCTATGAGTGAAGAAGATTTTGAAGGAGATAAAGAGTAA
- a CDS encoding c-type cytochrome: MRELKIFFIVVFFTGLVYWGVEPYAHSVMNPPSTPVNFDFAKADAEFTKNELALKQKAAIDANASGNEKAIANTQKALELAQSQEEATKQLWEKIAKIDFTKGNAQKGKELFEGNCIACHGVKAAEIPATITDSSLGVTPPDLSDAGAIYDEKFLAALIVDPVKALQISHKFNDENPFLMPAYPLSGDEAQDSQDLADLIAFFKDTANAYEKDFDAKLKTELDEKYAKNQELSEQEKAALITKEFDFIKSKHTFENACGRCHDVKYDGFVSSSNMSDLKNYLGMTPPDLSMMIRSKGAHYLEIFINEPQKKIHGTAMPRVGLNEKAQTQVINYLEKVGDSKKEEREQTGIYIMIFFAILSIFAIGWKRSVWSKLH, translated from the coding sequence ATGAGAGAGTTAAAGATATTTTTTATAGTTGTCTTTTTCACAGGTTTAGTATATTGGGGAGTTGAGCCTTATGCGCATTCGGTGATGAACCCTCCTTCAACACCAGTAAATTTTGATTTTGCAAAAGCTGATGCAGAATTTACTAAAAATGAATTGGCTTTAAAGCAAAAAGCGGCTATTGATGCAAATGCTTCGGGTAATGAAAAAGCTATTGCTAATACACAAAAAGCATTAGAGCTTGCTCAAAGCCAAGAAGAAGCAACTAAGCAGTTGTGGGAAAAAATAGCAAAAATTGATTTTACTAAAGGTAATGCTCAAAAAGGTAAAGAGCTTTTTGAGGGAAATTGTATCGCGTGTCATGGTGTTAAAGCAGCAGAAATTCCTGCGACTATCACAGATTCTTCTTTGGGTGTGACACCACCTGATTTAAGTGATGCAGGTGCTATTTATGATGAGAAATTTTTAGCAGCATTGATTGTTGATCCGGTTAAAGCTTTGCAAATTTCACACAAATTTAACGATGAAAATCCTTTCTTAATGCCTGCTTATCCTTTAAGCGGTGATGAAGCACAAGATAGTCAGGATTTAGCAGATTTAATCGCGTTCTTCAAAGATACAGCTAATGCATATGAAAAAGATTTTGATGCAAAATTAAAAACTGAATTAGATGAAAAATATGCAAAAAATCAAGAGCTTTCAGAACAAGAAAAAGCGGCTTTGATAACTAAAGAATTTGATTTTATAAAAAGCAAGCATACCTTTGAAAATGCTTGTGGAAGATGCCATGATGTGAAATATGATGGTTTTGTTTCAAGTTCAAATATGAGTGATTTGAAAAACTATCTTGGTATGACTCCTCCGGATTTATCTATGATGATTCGTTCTAAAGGTGCACATTATCTTGAGATTTTCATCAATGAACCACAAAAGAAAATTCACGGTACTGCTATGCCAAGAGTTGGTTTAAATGAAAAAGCGCAAACTCAAGTTATAAATTATCTTGAAAAAGTTGGTGACAGCAAAAAAGAAGAAAGAGAGCAAACAGGAATTTACATTATGATATTCTTTGCTATCTTAAGTATCTTTGCTATAGGCTGGAAAAGATCAGTTTGGTCTAAATTACACTAA
- a CDS encoding cytochrome b encodes MAQIKKANGIVDWLDQRLAVNKLFNVLMAQYWIPKQINFLWAMGVILTTLFAILFISGLFLVMYYKPDVALAFDSVNKTIMQEVEYGWLWRHMHGVAASVVFLIIYIHMLTGIYYGSYKKGREMIWVSGMLLFVVFSAEAFSGYMLPWGQMSFWAAQVITQLFGGIPFIGDALVIWIRGDFAVSDPTLTRFFMLHVCLLPIVILAIIAFHFYSLRIPHVNNEIAEEIDFDLEAEKYLAGDTKGSKVIPFWPGFLAKDFMYIALFMIFFFYLVCFKFNFAMDPINFDPANSLKTPPHIYPEWYFLWSYEVLRGFFFDIGSIKAFDIGLAAFGIAQIIFFLLPWLDRSDVVKPAHERPMFFIWFWVLLIDLIVLTVYGKLPPTGINAWIGFYASMVFLLLLLVVLPIITIMERKRG; translated from the coding sequence ATGGCACAAATAAAAAAAGCTAATGGTATTGTAGATTGGCTTGATCAAAGATTAGCTGTAAATAAGCTTTTTAATGTATTAATGGCTCAATATTGGATACCAAAACAAATAAATTTCTTATGGGCAATGGGTGTTATTTTAACCACTCTTTTTGCTATTTTATTTATCTCGGGTTTATTTTTAGTAATGTATTATAAGCCGGATGTGGCTTTGGCTTTTGATAGCGTAAATAAAACTATCATGCAAGAAGTTGAATATGGCTGGCTTTGGCGTCATATGCATGGTGTTGCAGCTTCGGTTGTGTTTTTGATTATCTATATTCATATGCTAACTGGAATTTATTATGGTTCTTATAAAAAAGGCCGTGAGATGATTTGGGTTAGTGGTATGCTTTTATTTGTTGTCTTTTCAGCAGAAGCATTTAGCGGTTATATGCTACCTTGGGGACAAATGAGCTTTTGGGCTGCACAAGTTATTACGCAACTTTTTGGTGGAATTCCTTTTATAGGTGATGCTTTGGTTATTTGGATAAGAGGGGATTTTGCAGTATCTGATCCAACCTTAACAAGATTTTTCATGCTGCATGTGTGTTTACTACCGATTGTGATTTTGGCGATTATTGCATTTCACTTTTATTCTTTGAGAATTCCTCATGTTAATAATGAAATCGCAGAAGAAATTGATTTTGACTTAGAAGCTGAAAAATATTTAGCAGGTGACACAAAAGGTTCTAAAGTAATTCCTTTTTGGCCAGGATTTTTAGCTAAAGACTTCATGTATATTGCTTTATTTATGATTTTCTTCTTTTATTTGGTATGTTTTAAATTTAATTTTGCAATGGATCCGATCAACTTTGATCCTGCGAACTCTTTAAAAACCCCTCCTCATATTTATCCTGAGTGGTATTTCTTGTGGAGTTATGAAGTATTAAGAGGATTTTTCTTTGATATTGGAAGTATTAAAGCGTTTGATATAGGACTTGCGGCATTTGGTATAGCGCAAATTATCTTCTTCTTATTGCCTTGGCTTGATAGAAGTGATGTGGTAAAACCTGCACATGAAAGACCGATGTTCTTTATATGGTTTTGGGTGTTATTGATAGATTTAATCGTGTTGACAGTTTATGGTAAACTTCCTCCAACAGGTATCAATGCTTGGATAGGATTTTATGCTTCTATGGTATTTTTATTACTATTATTAGTGGTATTGCCAATTATTACTATCATGGAAAGAAAAAGGGGCTAA
- a CDS encoding ubiquinol-cytochrome c reductase iron-sulfur subunit, producing the protein MATSESRRSFMGFAFGTVAAVGGAFSLVAMKKTWDPLPSVKAAGITTVDLSGMKEGELRTIEWRKKPIFILKKDADMAKDSSRDVVVGDVAYTVVIGLCTHLGCIPAYAPSEKLFKCACHGGEFDTSGKNVFGPPPRPLDIPPFRIDGTKLVLGEEGPEYKKMIAEA; encoded by the coding sequence ATGGCTACATCTGAAAGTAGACGAAGCTTTATGGGCTTTGCCTTTGGAACAGTAGCTGCTGTGGGTGGTGCTTTTTCATTAGTTGCAATGAAAAAAACATGGGATCCGCTCCCAAGTGTAAAAGCAGCAGGTATTACTACTGTAGATCTTTCTGGCATGAAAGAGGGCGAATTAAGAACAATCGAATGGCGTAAAAAACCAATATTTATCTTAAAAAAAGATGCAGATATGGCAAAAGATAGCAGCAGAGATGTTGTTGTTGGTGATGTTGCTTATACTGTGGTTATTGGTCTTTGCACGCATTTGGGCTGTATTCCAGCCTATGCTCCAAGTGAGAAATTATTTAAATGTGCGTGCCATGGTGGCGAGTTTGACACTAGCGGTAAAAATGTATTTGGTCCTCCTCCAAGACCTTTAGATATTCCTCCTTTTAGAATCGATGGAACGAAATTGGTATTAGGCGAAGAAGGTCCTGAATATAAAAAAATGATCGCGGAGGCTTGA